A genomic segment from Bryobacteraceae bacterium encodes:
- a CDS encoding PSD1 and planctomycete cytochrome C domain-containing protein — MLPVLLLLAVAAPLAAQGLDFARDVEPVFHKKCYGCHGSAQQMSGLRLDDGAAALKGGYSGPAIVPGDAAASKLIERVSSDKQGFQMPPAGPRLSATDIAALKAWIDSGAQWPNRAAAPAKAASRKSVWSFAPIHKPAVPDVKSAWKRNNAIDAFVQARLEKEGIAPAAEADQLTLLRRVALDLTGLPPSPAEMNRFLADKDPRAYERAVDRLLESPRYGERWARQWLDLARYADSDGYEKDLPRPYAWRWRQWVIEALNADMPFDRFTTWQIAGDLLPNATAEQQMATGFHRNTLRNREGGVKLEQTFFEETVDRVNTVSTVWMGLTMGCSQCHDHKYDPITQKDYYSMYAFFGNIEEHDIDAPLPGESEPYGAKRAEYLAKRQALLEEYHVTELMPPWEEKLRLAAKNVGKWTDWDITYDVLFQMSDGGHRFLWTDPAKRTYKQQEILTDYFIEWYHFVAPPERWRELDYKTLKKKLRALKESYPQLSQAPAIYDRPDRQPNYMRVRGDWERLGIEVTPSTPASLPAMKTDGPATRLDLAKWLVSDENPLTARVAVNRMWQEFFGRGLVRTSEDFGLQGEPPSHPELLDWLAADFMEGGWRMKRMHKAIVMSATYRQRSSARPELAEKDPDNTLLARQSRIRLSAEAIRDSALAASGLLYDKVGGRSVYPPQPAGVNDLTYKWDTDRWLDSAAPDKYRRGLYVFFQRTSPYPQLMNFDAPDSNVAASRRRRSNTPLQALNLLNDPVFLEAADALAARVLRDGGTTFDARAGFAFRLALGRVPDDYEKQVMARLLESGAEKEAWTEVARALLNLDEFITRE; from the coding sequence GTGCTTCCCGTACTCCTGCTGTTGGCCGTTGCCGCTCCGCTCGCGGCGCAAGGGCTGGATTTTGCCCGCGACGTCGAACCCGTATTTCACAAGAAGTGTTATGGCTGCCACGGCTCCGCCCAGCAGATGAGCGGGTTGCGCCTCGACGACGGGGCCGCCGCGCTCAAAGGCGGCTACTCGGGCCCGGCGATTGTTCCCGGGGACGCGGCCGCGAGCAAACTGATCGAGCGGGTATCGAGTGACAAGCAGGGGTTCCAGATGCCGCCGGCCGGGCCGCGGCTGAGCGCCACCGATATCGCCGCGCTAAAAGCCTGGATCGATTCGGGAGCGCAGTGGCCCAATCGCGCCGCGGCGCCGGCAAAAGCGGCTTCTCGGAAAAGCGTGTGGTCGTTCGCGCCGATTCATAAGCCGGCGGTTCCGGACGTGAAGAGCGCCTGGAAGCGGAACAACGCCATCGACGCGTTCGTGCAGGCGCGGCTCGAGAAGGAAGGCATCGCGCCGGCGGCGGAGGCTGATCAACTCACGCTTTTGCGCCGGGTTGCGCTCGACCTGACAGGCCTCCCACCCTCACCCGCCGAGATGAACCGGTTCCTTGCCGACAAGGATCCGCGAGCCTATGAGCGCGCCGTGGACCGGCTGCTCGAATCGCCCCGCTATGGGGAGCGTTGGGCGCGCCAATGGCTCGATCTGGCACGCTACGCGGATTCCGATGGCTACGAAAAAGATCTCCCCCGGCCCTACGCCTGGCGCTGGCGGCAATGGGTGATCGAAGCGCTGAACGCCGACATGCCGTTCGACCGGTTCACCACGTGGCAGATCGCCGGTGACCTCCTGCCGAACGCCACCGCAGAGCAGCAGATGGCCACCGGATTTCACCGCAATACGCTACGGAACCGCGAAGGCGGCGTGAAGCTCGAGCAGACCTTCTTCGAGGAGACGGTGGATCGCGTGAATACGGTGAGCACGGTATGGATGGGCCTCACGATGGGCTGCTCGCAGTGCCACGATCACAAGTACGATCCCATCACGCAGAAAGACTACTACTCGATGTACGCGTTCTTCGGCAACATTGAGGAGCATGACATCGACGCCCCGCTGCCGGGCGAATCCGAGCCGTACGGGGCGAAACGCGCGGAGTATCTGGCCAAACGGCAGGCGCTGCTCGAGGAGTATCACGTTACCGAACTGATGCCGCCATGGGAGGAGAAGCTCCGCCTAGCTGCGAAGAACGTCGGCAAGTGGACTGACTGGGACATCACCTACGACGTGCTTTTCCAGATGAGCGACGGTGGACATCGATTCCTCTGGACCGATCCGGCCAAACGCACCTACAAGCAACAGGAAATCCTCACCGATTACTTTATTGAGTGGTATCACTTCGTGGCGCCGCCCGAACGATGGCGGGAGCTCGACTACAAGACGCTCAAGAAGAAGCTGCGGGCGCTCAAGGAATCTTATCCGCAGTTGAGCCAGGCGCCGGCGATCTACGACCGGCCGGACCGCCAGCCGAACTACATGCGCGTGCGCGGGGATTGGGAGCGCCTGGGGATCGAGGTGACGCCGTCGACGCCGGCGTCGCTGCCGGCGATGAAGACGGACGGGCCGGCCACGCGGCTGGACCTCGCGAAATGGCTTGTTTCCGACGAGAACCCGCTCACGGCGCGCGTGGCGGTGAACCGGATGTGGCAGGAGTTTTTCGGCCGCGGCCTGGTACGGACGTCTGAGGATTTCGGGCTTCAGGGCGAACCGCCGTCGCACCCGGAACTGCTCGACTGGCTGGCCGCGGACTTCATGGAAGGCGGCTGGCGGATGAAGCGGATGCACAAGGCCATCGTGATGTCGGCCACCTACCGGCAGCGGTCGTCGGCGCGGCCCGAGTTAGCCGAGAAGGATCCGGACAACACGCTGCTGGCGCGGCAGAGCCGGATCCGCCTTTCCGCGGAGGCGATCCGTGATTCGGCGCTGGCGGCGTCGGGCCTGTTGTACGACAAGGTGGGCGGCAGGAGCGTGTATCCTCCGCAACCCGCCGGAGTCAACGACCTGACCTACAAGTGGGACACGGACCGTTGGCTCGACAGCGCCGCCCCCGACAAGTACCGGCGCGGGCTTTATGTGTTCTTCCAGCGGACCTCACCGTATCCCCAGTTGATGAACTTCGACGCTCCGGATTCGAACGTCGCGGCGTCGCGCCGGCGGCGTTCGAACACGCCGCTGCAGGCGCTGAACCTGCTGAATGATCCGGTGTTTCTCGAAGCCGCCGACGCGCTCGCCGCGCGAGTCCTTCGCGACGGTGGAACGACTTTCGACGCGCGAGCCGGCTTCGCTTTCCGGCTCGCGCTCGGGCGTGTGCCGGACGATTATGAGAAGCAAGTGATGGCGCGGTTGCTTGAAAGCGGCGCCGAGAAGGAAGCTTGGACCGAAGTGGCGCGCGCGCTGCTCAACCTGGACGAGTTCATCACCCGTGAATAA
- a CDS encoding M48 family metallopeptidase — protein MSEHTLIRPAGISFDAWFQDGVAPVRHSARVEIDDTSLRVIREGIDDLEWPYAALHLASNPHHGEPVRLEHRGFADAIVVEDPLFLDAWRQRWPAEHRWYEITPEWERWPAVSMAMAAIALIAGLTYYYVLPLAADFGARVAPRQVEDRLGNAVTNILAPARDHCTDKEPLGLLATVSTRLEKALPAEVSREYRLRVIYSNSLVPNAFAAPGGNVVVFSGLLSMMETPEELAGVMAHEFQHVAYRHSMRALAREVSGRTLLSLLSFDSSGTAYGFAQAASLMNLHYQRADEQQADDEGVALLGRARIRPDSLAQVLRRLRAHGMMPEVSGYLSTHPATEERAARLEELAKRQRGPFEPLMTAAEWNTARRVCDSK, from the coding sequence ATGAGCGAACATACACTCATCCGGCCAGCCGGAATATCGTTCGACGCCTGGTTTCAGGACGGTGTGGCGCCGGTGCGACACTCTGCGCGCGTGGAGATCGACGACACATCCCTTCGGGTGATCCGCGAAGGCATCGATGATCTCGAGTGGCCGTATGCGGCGCTGCACCTCGCCTCAAACCCGCATCATGGCGAACCGGTGCGTCTGGAGCATCGCGGCTTCGCCGACGCCATTGTGGTGGAGGATCCGCTGTTCCTCGACGCCTGGCGCCAGCGTTGGCCGGCGGAACACCGCTGGTACGAGATCACGCCGGAGTGGGAGCGCTGGCCGGCGGTATCGATGGCGATGGCGGCGATCGCGCTCATCGCCGGGCTGACCTACTACTACGTGCTGCCGCTGGCGGCGGACTTTGGCGCGCGCGTCGCGCCGCGCCAGGTGGAAGATCGCCTTGGCAATGCGGTGACGAACATCCTCGCCCCGGCGAGGGATCACTGCACAGACAAGGAACCCCTCGGTTTGCTCGCCACCGTCTCCACGCGTTTGGAAAAGGCGCTGCCGGCCGAAGTTTCGCGCGAATACCGGCTCCGCGTGATCTACTCAAACAGCCTCGTGCCGAACGCGTTCGCCGCGCCCGGCGGCAACGTGGTGGTGTTCAGCGGGCTGCTTTCGATGATGGAGACGCCGGAGGAGCTGGCCGGAGTGATGGCGCATGAGTTCCAGCACGTCGCCTATCGGCACAGCATGCGGGCGCTGGCTCGCGAAGTATCCGGGCGGACGCTGCTCTCGCTGCTCTCCTTCGATTCGTCCGGCACGGCGTACGGCTTCGCCCAGGCCGCGAGCCTCATGAACCTCCACTATCAGCGCGCCGACGAACAGCAGGCCGACGACGAGGGCGTGGCGCTGCTCGGGCGGGCCCGGATCCGGCCCGATTCGCTGGCTCAAGTGCTGCGGCGGCTCCGCGCGCACGGCATGATGCCGGAGGTGAGCGGCTATCTTTCGACGCATCCGGCCACCGAGGAACGCGCCGCGCGCCTCGAAGAGCTGGCCAAGCGCCAGCGTGGGCCTTTCGAGCCCTTGATGACCGCGGCAGAGTGGAACACAGCGCGGCGCGTCTGTGATTCGAAATGA
- a CDS encoding DUF898 family protein: protein MQAVRIADGLPEGSPRRLDVIAALSRWTYHNAKFAAPSADPPLDRYLDSVLAYREKILALGRNRKLTLMKLSDACRTAAHHDRAVAAAACLTALLPVTAEEYGARSKEIALAHLRVAQAQQKAGRKADAIASLGMAKAMASGEALAEILEQSAEWQRDSKKREADFDEATAIRERTWGEDDPRFSRSLGVPETWSRRDEEYAGRFLRRRVEVERKYRPGGQVLGEALLDLAEHADAQKAGDPVIEPYFEEAVAILRRGTDRLRLAWALQTLGEYRAHRQEYKQAADAVREAVDIRREEPHDDRVQILWPLGNEAEWRLRAGDVEGCEAAFREFAEIGRMRNAGSLTRTAEMIGGLYEERGDWARAAEKYEVAVAAQESAKDDPIRRADTLAKLARAYQMLGRTREANAFSWQLTKLYFQAIWGDGKSFLIFGAVLAGMAIPGLIFGAGGFFYTRSLDGRLALLHAPPARTAVEAEAPEGEAIAALTPAAPEVQRAEFQGDGGTLFAIRIVNLLLSVLTLGAYFFWGKARVRRYVYAQTEFLGDRFAFLGTGREMLRGWLKSLPAIAFIVFGPNFIPIFWPDPKSILWAQGAVTVVFLLLWPAARVGAYRYRMNRTAWRGIRFSFQGRTRDYFWLSMKSYLLIWLTSGIYYPVYGVRVRKLLMDRTYFGDRPFRFDGRGRDLLPAFVLTLPAVIATLGLGWAWFAAARARYEWAHTTFGESRFRCTATGWSLLRLWAGNVAIFVLTLGLGMPWAITRTVDYWTLRVELLGTPELDTIRQSEHAASAVGESFADFLGFDFGI, encoded by the coding sequence GTGCAAGCCGTACGTATCGCCGACGGGCTCCCGGAGGGCAGTCCACGGCGGCTCGACGTCATCGCGGCGTTGTCGCGGTGGACGTATCACAACGCCAAGTTCGCGGCGCCTTCCGCCGACCCGCCGCTGGATCGCTATCTCGACTCGGTGCTGGCCTATCGCGAGAAGATACTCGCGCTGGGCCGGAATCGAAAGCTAACGCTCATGAAACTCTCGGATGCCTGCCGGACGGCGGCACATCATGACCGTGCCGTGGCGGCAGCGGCGTGCCTGACGGCGTTGCTGCCGGTAACCGCCGAGGAGTACGGAGCGCGGAGCAAGGAGATCGCCCTGGCTCACCTCCGTGTTGCCCAGGCGCAGCAGAAGGCAGGCAGGAAGGCGGATGCCATCGCCAGTCTGGGTATGGCCAAGGCAATGGCGAGCGGCGAGGCGCTGGCCGAAATCCTCGAGCAATCCGCGGAATGGCAGCGTGATAGTAAGAAGCGCGAGGCGGACTTCGATGAGGCAACCGCCATCCGGGAGAGGACGTGGGGCGAAGACGATCCGCGGTTTTCGCGGAGCCTGGGGGTTCCCGAGACGTGGTCGCGGCGCGATGAAGAATACGCGGGCCGGTTCTTGCGCCGAAGGGTGGAGGTGGAGCGAAAGTACAGACCCGGCGGACAAGTGCTTGGAGAAGCTCTTCTCGACCTTGCCGAGCACGCCGACGCGCAGAAGGCCGGAGACCCGGTGATCGAACCGTACTTCGAGGAAGCCGTGGCGATCCTGCGGCGAGGCACGGACCGGCTGCGGTTGGCCTGGGCGCTCCAGACTCTCGGCGAGTATCGGGCGCACCGCCAGGAGTACAAGCAGGCGGCGGATGCGGTCCGCGAGGCGGTGGACATACGCCGTGAGGAACCCCACGACGATCGAGTGCAGATCCTCTGGCCGCTCGGAAACGAAGCGGAATGGCGGCTGAGAGCCGGTGACGTCGAGGGATGCGAAGCGGCTTTTCGGGAGTTCGCCGAGATCGGGCGGATGAGGAATGCCGGATCCCTGACGAGGACCGCCGAAATGATCGGCGGGCTTTACGAAGAGCGCGGCGACTGGGCGCGGGCCGCCGAGAAGTACGAAGTCGCCGTGGCGGCGCAGGAGTCGGCGAAGGACGATCCGATCCGGCGCGCCGACACCTTGGCGAAACTCGCGCGCGCGTATCAAATGCTTGGACGGACGCGGGAGGCGAACGCTTTCAGTTGGCAACTGACGAAGCTGTATTTCCAGGCGATCTGGGGCGACGGAAAGTCGTTCCTGATCTTCGGGGCGGTGCTGGCCGGCATGGCGATTCCCGGGCTGATTTTCGGCGCGGGCGGATTCTTCTACACACGGTCGCTGGACGGGCGTCTGGCGCTGCTGCACGCTCCGCCGGCGCGAACGGCGGTTGAGGCCGAAGCGCCGGAAGGGGAAGCCATCGCAGCGCTCACGCCGGCCGCACCGGAGGTTCAGCGCGCGGAATTTCAGGGCGACGGTGGCACGCTGTTCGCCATTCGCATCGTGAACCTGCTGCTTTCGGTGCTTACGCTTGGCGCTTACTTCTTCTGGGGCAAGGCGCGCGTGCGGCGGTACGTTTATGCGCAGACGGAGTTTCTCGGCGACCGGTTCGCCTTTCTGGGCACGGGACGTGAGATGCTGCGCGGGTGGTTGAAGAGCCTTCCCGCGATCGCGTTCATCGTCTTCGGCCCGAACTTCATTCCGATCTTCTGGCCGGACCCGAAATCGATCCTATGGGCACAAGGGGCGGTGACCGTGGTGTTCCTGCTGCTGTGGCCAGCGGCGCGGGTGGGCGCCTATCGCTACCGCATGAACCGCACCGCCTGGCGCGGCATCCGGTTCTCCTTCCAGGGAAGGACGCGCGACTACTTCTGGCTCTCCATGAAGTCTTATCTGCTGATCTGGCTCACCTCGGGAATCTACTATCCGGTGTACGGCGTCCGCGTGCGGAAGCTTCTCATGGACCGAACCTACTTCGGCGACCGGCCGTTCCGTTTCGACGGCCGCGGGCGCGATCTTTTGCCAGCGTTCGTGCTTACGCTGCCGGCTGTCATCGCGACGCTCGGCCTCGGGTGGGCTTGGTTCGCCGCCGCCCGCGCGCGCTACGAGTGGGCGCACACCACCTTCGGCGAATCGCGTTTCCGATGCACGGCCACCGGCTGGAGTCTGCTGCGGTTGTGGGCCGGCAACGTGGCGATCTTCGTTCTCACGCTCGGCCTTGGCATGCCATGGGCCATCACCCGCACAGTGGACTACTGGACGTTGCGGGTAGAACTGCTGGGCACGCCGGAACTCGACACGATCCGCCAATCGGAACACGCCGCATCCGCGGTGGGTGAGAGCTTCGCCGACTTCCTCGGCTTCGACTTCGGGATCTGA
- a CDS encoding peptidylprolyl isomerase → MNRTSATALLLGLLAAPAFSQNARIRTTLGDIDITLLPDTAPLTVQNFLNYVNKGAYVNSFFHRSVPGFVVQGGGFRWAGGQTAAIPEDAAVKNEYRLSNVRGTLAMAKLGTGPDTATNQFFFNLSDNSSNLNNQNGGFTVFARVSNSAGLAIMDRLSSVPTYNLGSPFDQIPLAGYTTGSPVLESNLIRITEVTVLEAPAISVNGLRTASAFGGFQYASQGSYLEVYGANFTAGEARAWADADFLNGGAPRALEGVSVTVNGVPGYIAYVSPGQVNVQVPEGVPTGVVTVAVVQRGATSERTQIEIREFAPGLLAPAALKVGERQYVFAQHGDYSWVTTGLIDGIPGTPAAPGETVQFYGSGFGPVAPITIPVAGQVATGITRVRAPVEFRIGDAPAEVSYAGFVPGLVGVYQFNVKIPDTTPDGDVSVRVSVGGVAGEQQISIPVRR, encoded by the coding sequence ATGAACCGCACCTCCGCCACGGCGCTCCTTCTGGGCCTGCTCGCCGCGCCCGCTTTTTCGCAGAACGCCCGTATCCGCACCACACTCGGCGATATCGATATCACGCTCCTGCCGGACACGGCGCCGCTCACCGTCCAGAACTTCCTGAACTACGTGAACAAGGGCGCCTACGTGAACTCTTTCTTCCACCGGTCCGTGCCGGGCTTCGTCGTCCAGGGCGGCGGCTTCCGCTGGGCTGGCGGCCAGACCGCGGCCATCCCCGAAGACGCGGCGGTGAAGAATGAGTACCGGCTCTCGAACGTACGCGGTACGCTCGCCATGGCCAAGCTCGGCACCGGGCCGGACACCGCCACCAACCAGTTCTTCTTCAACCTATCCGACAACTCCTCGAACCTGAACAACCAGAATGGAGGATTCACGGTCTTTGCGCGCGTTTCCAACAGCGCAGGCCTTGCCATCATGGATCGGCTCTCATCGGTCCCCACCTACAACCTCGGCTCACCGTTTGACCAGATCCCGCTTGCCGGATACACCACCGGCTCGCCGGTTCTCGAGTCCAATCTCATCCGCATCACGGAAGTCACGGTTCTGGAGGCGCCGGCCATCTCCGTGAATGGCCTGCGGACGGCGTCGGCCTTCGGTGGCTTCCAATACGCTTCCCAGGGCTCGTATCTGGAGGTCTACGGCGCGAACTTCACCGCCGGCGAGGCGCGTGCCTGGGCGGATGCGGACTTTCTCAATGGCGGCGCCCCGCGCGCGCTCGAAGGCGTCAGCGTCACCGTCAACGGCGTCCCGGGCTACATCGCCTACGTGAGCCCCGGGCAGGTGAACGTTCAGGTGCCGGAGGGAGTACCCACCGGGGTTGTCACCGTTGCCGTGGTCCAGCGAGGCGCCACGAGTGAACGCACGCAGATCGAGATCCGGGAGTTCGCCCCTGGCCTGCTCGCCCCGGCGGCGCTGAAGGTCGGCGAGCGCCAATACGTCTTCGCACAGCACGGCGACTATTCGTGGGTCACCACCGGTCTGATCGATGGCATCCCGGGTACGCCTGCCGCGCCGGGCGAGACGGTTCAGTTCTATGGCTCCGGCTTCGGTCCGGTTGCCCCGATCACGATCCCTGTCGCCGGCCAGGTCGCCACCGGAATCACGCGCGTTCGCGCTCCCGTCGAGTTCCGGATCGGCGACGCGCCCGCCGAAGTGTCATACGCGGGCTTCGTTCCGGGGCTCGTAGGCGTGTACCAGTTCAATGTGAAGATCCCGGATACCACTCCAGACGGCGACGTCTCGGTCCGAGTTAGCGTCGGCGGTGTGGCGGGCGAACAGCAGATCTCGATACCGGTCCGCCGGTAG
- a CDS encoding PAS domain-containing protein → MQLPRLNRSQALFGGVILLGAACLAIAVYSLLGSLRNPEQTWERKAILLVDTLAKELAGEAARGPRVTPGSGEADPWERGPTDWQAYEQKLNEIEAQFPKSAERGPESRKVRGLMWEARNHGLDLRVEKDASVQKGLEQKWVAAVSLAEANLRALGARLRRKPAEEALAKRSAITKDLGIVALGILVLAGAAVYRIALRPPPPARTAAVSGAPSAVGGEFSLVAYRFSRDAIVAADHSGNVCSMNAAAEKMLGAPATSYLGRPLTRIFDLPEREMLDPEPALAKHDSGATIEIEMIYRRLRGRNNKNASIAILRERTQELVPVGERGVAPAQQMSPFEADSTLLADLLEHCPAPLVILDPGGRLVHFNRALFETTGYNVADIQGMPYWEVALRGAEAERERTEWASGAAVRTSTLVEETWWTASGEIHFEWSRSVFRDAGGKPLLVVGIGAVIGERGRAAKQVIEAKSQG, encoded by the coding sequence ATGCAACTTCCACGACTCAATCGATCGCAAGCGCTGTTCGGCGGCGTGATCCTCCTCGGCGCGGCTTGTCTCGCCATCGCCGTGTATTCCCTCCTCGGCAGCTTGCGGAATCCCGAGCAAACCTGGGAGCGGAAGGCGATTCTCCTTGTGGACACTCTGGCGAAGGAACTGGCCGGCGAGGCGGCGCGCGGACCCCGCGTTACGCCGGGGTCAGGCGAAGCCGATCCCTGGGAACGCGGCCCCACAGACTGGCAGGCCTACGAGCAGAAACTCAACGAAATCGAGGCGCAGTTCCCGAAGTCGGCGGAGCGCGGTCCTGAGTCGAGGAAGGTTCGCGGCCTGATGTGGGAGGCGCGCAACCACGGGCTCGACCTTCGCGTGGAAAAGGACGCCTCCGTCCAAAAGGGTCTCGAGCAGAAATGGGTGGCGGCGGTTTCCCTGGCGGAGGCCAACCTGCGGGCGCTCGGAGCGCGCCTGCGGAGGAAGCCGGCCGAAGAGGCGCTCGCCAAACGATCGGCGATCACGAAAGATCTGGGCATCGTGGCTCTCGGCATCCTGGTTCTCGCCGGGGCGGCGGTCTACCGGATCGCCCTAAGGCCTCCGCCGCCGGCGCGGACAGCGGCTGTCAGCGGCGCCCCTAGCGCCGTGGGCGGTGAGTTCAGCCTGGTAGCCTACCGGTTTTCGCGCGACGCCATCGTCGCGGCGGACCATAGCGGCAACGTCTGCTCGATGAACGCCGCCGCTGAGAAGATGCTTGGCGCTCCGGCCACTTCCTACCTCGGACGGCCACTGACGCGCATCTTCGATCTTCCCGAGAGAGAGATGCTCGACCCCGAGCCGGCACTGGCGAAGCACGATTCCGGCGCGACGATCGAAATCGAAATGATCTACCGCCGCCTGCGCGGACGCAACAACAAGAACGCCTCGATCGCGATTCTGAGGGAACGAACCCAGGAACTGGTGCCCGTGGGCGAGCGCGGCGTCGCGCCGGCGCAGCAAATGTCGCCGTTCGAGGCCGATTCCACATTGCTCGCCGATCTGCTCGAACACTGCCCGGCGCCGCTGGTGATCCTCGACCCAGGGGGCCGGCTGGTTCACTTCAACCGCGCCTTGTTCGAAACCACCGGCTACAACGTCGCCGACATCCAGGGCATGCCCTACTGGGAGGTTGCGTTGCGGGGCGCCGAGGCGGAACGCGAACGGACCGAGTGGGCGTCCGGCGCGGCCGTGCGAACGTCGACGCTGGTGGAGGAGACGTGGTGGACGGCGAGTGGCGAGATCCATTTCGAGTGGTCGCGCAGCGTATTTCGCGACGCGGGCGGGAAGCCGCTACTCGTGGTGGGAATCGGCGCCGTGATCGGGGAACGCGGGCGAGCGGCTAAACAGGTGATTGAGGCGAAGTCGCAGGGGTAG
- a CDS encoding DUF1080 domain-containing protein: protein MSIRYAWMATGALLVATLATEVADGQSKKGGYRTSAVGYSDTPVIPGQKWRVHDIDRPRPTVVTPGANPGDPPSDAVVLFDGKDLAKWETRGKRANAGQMSPALWPVHDGYFEVGRGTGDLVTKEKFGDCQLHIEWSSPTVIDGDSQWRGNSGILLMHRYEIQVLDSFNNKTYADGQAGSIYGQFPPLVNASRPPGEWQTYDIVFRAPRFEGGQLKESARATVIHNGVLLHHDQELVGPMAHKVVRKYEVHGAEEPLALQDHDTPVRYRNVWIRRLKGYDQQ from the coding sequence ATGAGCATCAGATACGCTTGGATGGCCACGGGCGCTCTCCTGGTGGCGACGCTGGCCACCGAAGTGGCGGATGGACAGAGCAAAAAGGGCGGGTATCGCACGTCCGCGGTGGGCTATAGCGACACGCCGGTGATTCCGGGGCAGAAGTGGCGCGTTCACGATATTGACCGCCCCCGCCCCACGGTGGTGACGCCAGGGGCCAATCCCGGTGACCCGCCTTCGGACGCAGTGGTGCTGTTCGACGGCAAGGATCTGGCGAAATGGGAAACCCGTGGCAAGCGCGCCAACGCGGGGCAGATGTCTCCCGCGCTATGGCCGGTCCACGATGGCTACTTCGAGGTGGGCCGCGGCACGGGCGATCTGGTGACGAAGGAAAAGTTCGGAGATTGCCAACTGCACATCGAATGGTCGAGCCCCACCGTCATCGACGGCGACAGCCAGTGGCGGGGCAACAGCGGCATCCTGCTCATGCACCGGTATGAGATTCAAGTGCTCGATTCCTTCAACAACAAGACCTACGCGGACGGCCAAGCCGGGTCCATCTACGGGCAGTTCCCCCCGCTGGTGAACGCGTCCCGCCCACCGGGGGAATGGCAAACCTACGATATCGTCTTCCGAGCGCCGCGATTCGAAGGCGGCCAACTCAAGGAGTCGGCCCGCGCGACGGTGATCCACAATGGAGTACTTTTGCACCATGATCAGGAACTGGTGGGGCCGATGGCGCACAAAGTGGTGCGCAAGTACGAGGTACACGGCGCCGAAGAACCACTGGCGCTTCAGGATCACGATACCCCGGTCCGGTATCGCAACGTGTGGATCCGCCGCCTGAAAGGGTACGATCAGCAGTAG
- a CDS encoding fatty acid desaturase, whose amino-acid sequence MIKPEVVVSDPAPVADKAVLNWPTILALLFIHAGAVAAFFYIDWKAIAVAAVLYFTCISWGIGMGYHRLLTHRSYKVPKWIEYLFAVLGTMTLEGGPIFWVGTHRIHHQNSDQPGDPHSPRDGAWWSHIGWIVIGKGQHNETDYFRRYAPDMTRNPFYVWLNTYHYLPLLISAVLLYLWGGLPAFLWAGCFRVALGLHSTWAVNSATHLWGSRRFVTRDDSRNNWWVAALTFGEGWHNNHHAKPNSARHGLAWYEVDITWMQIKLLEKLGLATGVKEASVHDAELDARAAA is encoded by the coding sequence GTGATCAAACCTGAAGTCGTCGTCTCGGATCCCGCTCCTGTGGCGGACAAGGCTGTTCTCAATTGGCCCACGATCCTCGCCCTCCTCTTCATCCACGCCGGCGCCGTTGCGGCGTTTTTCTATATCGACTGGAAAGCGATCGCCGTCGCCGCGGTCCTCTACTTCACCTGCATCAGTTGGGGAATCGGCATGGGCTACCATCGGCTGCTCACGCATCGGTCGTACAAGGTGCCAAAGTGGATTGAGTACCTCTTCGCCGTCCTCGGCACGATGACGCTCGAAGGCGGACCCATCTTCTGGGTGGGCACCCATCGGATTCACCACCAGAACTCCGATCAGCCGGGCGACCCGCATTCGCCGCGCGACGGCGCATGGTGGTCCCACATCGGGTGGATCGTGATTGGAAAGGGCCAGCACAACGAGACGGACTACTTCCGCCGCTACGCGCCGGACATGACGCGCAACCCGTTTTACGTCTGGCTGAACACCTACCACTACCTGCCTCTGCTGATCTCGGCGGTGCTGCTCTATCTCTGGGGCGGCCTGCCGGCTTTCCTTTGGGCGGGCTGCTTCCGTGTCGCGCTGGGGCTGCACTCGACGTGGGCCGTTAACTCCGCCACGCACCTTTGGGGCTCGCGGCGATTCGTCACCCGCGACGATTCCCGCAACAACTGGTGGGTAGCCGCGCTGACCTTCGGCGAAGGCTGGCACAACAACCACCACGCCAAGCCGAACTCGGCGCGCCACGGCCTTGCCTGGTACGAAGTCGACATCACCTGGATGCAGATCAAGCTGCTCGAGAAGCTCGGTTTGGCTACCGGCGTGAAGGAAGCCAGCGTTCACGACGCCGAACTCGACGCCCGCGCCGCCGCCTGA